In Passer domesticus isolate bPasDom1 chromosome 32, bPasDom1.hap1, whole genome shotgun sequence, the following are encoded in one genomic region:
- the LOC135288196 gene encoding GON-4-like protein isoform X1 — protein MALALKMLPCKKRRAAAAGPPSPRERGEDAEPPGGPDGGGAGRPAGRAPGEASPKSGRKAAGRAAPSPGQELPAGPGSPAPAEGKIPKLYTEVEVSSQRDLYPGENPAAVPESPGRSSLQLSAVRNPTTMKPPKNSRAEEQEGEDVERRKRRRKATKRKREGKSQEEESSLSCDIKLDESLDRTLEDGAKQHNLTVVNVRNILHEVITNEHVVAMVKAAISETEDIPLFEPKMTRSKLKEVVEKGGVIPTWNISPIKKANEVKPPQFVDIPLEEDDSSDEEYQPDDEEEDETAEESLLESDVESTASSPRGAKRSRTRRSSDEEGGTLCEVEKVTPPVVRHISAEVVPMGPPPPPKPTQSKDSTFMEKLHAVDEELASSPVCMDSYQPLEDSLIAFRTRSKRPLKDVPLGQLEAELRAPDITPDMYEPSAGNDEHWARWLRGLMDDDVGNEDEADDDDDPEYNFLEDLDEPDTEDFRNDRAVRITKKEVTELMEELFETFQGEMGFSSMKEDRPEDEDAVTESRPNFNTPQALRFEEPLANMLNKQHQTVKEQLEQLRIKKSSIKAPQEAEKSKSQSEKPLQSLVLDSAQRKRLQQQMQQHVQLLTQIHLLASFNPALSSEASTTQMFLSELGSFACSSTLHQVSQNPKFQTMFQPCNLQEALQLLEDFHAQVPVDCSPRKAVKNANDFSCLPKQVAWILATRKVFMYPELLPVCALRANPPRDKIVFTKAEDNLLALGLKHFEGTDFPKPLISKYLLPTKTAHQLTVRIKNLTMNRAPDNIIRFYKKTKQLPVLVKCCEEIQPHERKAPVEREEHRLPFWLKASLPSIQEELKQLAEDAKETAASADGESALLGPEKEIPGRAGGDKCPLLVPKGLVLTLKPLGNRFSRRPWRRQRSSALKPVVIRPSPCVQPSCSPLSVPKAQKLSQAEAVPSRLRLRVPRPIKPAPPPLSLPALLAPGDALDFQNVLSTGQPSSRQAFSAAVGPALVSSEQVTFQPKLVLPTVAGMKTRKPGVRKGHQRKKGTRSAPVMKPSPLIQSSPVILTVPATTVKVLNIGNGCNMIQPLNTAVGRGAQAIPVTTLLVNPSTFPCPLNQPLVTSSIPSLIVSPSPVGLAAPAGGEGEEQLTLLPAPGAFPKVEPKVEPAELFVPCSLSPKEERGTNPALGDTQDKGSEGDCCSWAVAEGDGSTAEPLPVVELLPPLEDPDESVEIKSEDLSDAPKEANLAQQRDLLCAESKEEFMLGLGQELNMEAACSCGDEPKQELCEDKGEQEQQAVPSPPQGEPGGPPGSSESPKTLPYPAEREAEFSSPPGRPEDSSSIDGHSVGTPGPEAAGDREGQEEEEEDDFDDFTQDEDEEMSSASEESILSVPELQETMEKLTWLATERRLSQEGDSEEENSQEENSEPEEEEEEEGEGVESSQKEDEMCGDASEEPKSAFTMAQAASPQLEAHRLPPGEALKAPGRSRSSHRTRNKRGRARGSKDSSKLLLLYDEDILERDPLREQKDLAFAQAYLTRVRETLQHIPGKYEDFLRVIYEFEVSTDRRTAVDLYCTLQKLLHDWPQLLTDFAAFLLPEQALECGLFEEQQAFEKSRKFLRQLEICFAENPAHHQKIIKVLQSCADCVPQEIAELKTQMWQLLKGHDHLQDEFSVFFDHLRPSASRLGDFEEINWTEEKEYEFDGFEEVSLPDVEEEDEPPKIHGATRSKRRKEMGGQQQDKEAEWPEGVKELKECSCSCSCHEGSGELRLKKSKRRSCSHCGSKVCEPRLHKHKDAAELPASLAARDGSPQPEGKGAAGEETPEGSEEPEPGPGRAKAGPRRGQCPGSRDASPCAPAAAQLPEGSGWARLQGAALGLPAEPGECPGAAAGLGRDLLLPAGAQGPPACLPQGLQPAAGEQGSSCRAAGEQGSGCRAAGEQGSGCRAAAEQGCSSKAAEQGRCSRAAGQGCSRAAPEQGSSSKAAAEQGSSRDAAEQGSSRDAAEQGSSSKAAAGQSCSSGSPGHCSLQPQHRGCTGAAPEGRPRTSGSSSSSLVHAPAQLQPRAPGHREEEQQQQRVTEATVCAKNSKVSSTGEKVVLWTREADRVILTTCQEKGAHLDTFHAISQKLGNKTASEVSHRFRELMRLFHTSCDGSSEDEEDATSTSNTDQLSDKDLLLSEEEPDD, from the exons GAAGTGATCACAAATGAACACGTGGTGGCCATGGTGAAAGCAGCCATCAGTGAGACAGAAGATATTCCTTTGTTT GAGCCCAAAATGACTCGTTCCAAGCTGAAGGAGGTGGTGGAGAAAGGAGGG GTGATTCCAACATGGAATATTTCTCCAATTAAGAAGGCAAACGAGGTGAAG CCCCCTCAGTTTGTGGACATTCCCCTGGAGGAAGATGATTCCTCTGATGAAGAATACCAGCCTGATGATGAAGAGGAGGATGAGACTGCAGAGGAG AGCTTGCTGGAGAGCGACGTGGAGAGCACAGCTTCTTCTCCTCGTGGAGCCAAGAGGTCCAGGACAAGGCGTTCCTCTGATGAGGAGGGGGGGACCCTCTGTGAG GTGGAGAAGGTCACCCCACCTGTTGTTAGACACATCAGTGCAGAAGTGGTTCCCATGGGACCCCCTCCACCCCCCAAGCCCACGCAGAGCAAGGACAGCACCTTCATGGAGAAGCTGCACGCCGTGGATGAGGAGCTGGCCTCCAGCCCTGTCTGCATGGACTCCtaccag CCCCTGGAGGACAGCCTGATTGCCTTCAGGACGCGCTCCAAGAGGCCCCTGAAGGACGttcccctggggcagctggaggcCGAGCTGCGCGCGCCCGACATCACCCCCGACATGTACGAGCCCAGCGCGGGCAACGACGAGCACTGGGCCAGGTGGCTCAGGGGGCTCATGGATGATGATGTGGGCAACGAAG ATGAAgctgatgatgatgatgacccTGAGTACAATTTCCTGGAAGATCTGGATGAGCCAGACACAGAAGATTTCAGGAATGACCGTGCTGTGAGGATCACCA AAAAGGAAGTGACTGAGCTGATGGAGGAGCTGTTTGAGACA TTCCAGGGTGAGATGGGTTTCTCCAGCATGAAAGAGGACAGGCCAGAAGATGAAGATGCTGTTACAGAGTCTCGGCCAAATTTTAACACCCCCCAGGCCCTCAG ATTTGAGGAGCCTCTGGCCAATATGCTGAACAAGCAGCACCAGACAgtgaaggagcagctggagcagctgagaataaaaaaatcttcaatCAAAGCACCCCAAGAGGCTGAAAAATCCAAATCCCAAAGTGAAAAACCCCTGCAGAGCCTTGTTCTGGACAGTGCACAAAGGAagaggctccagcagcagatgcagCAG CATGTCCAGCTGCTGACTCAAATCCATCTCCTGGCAAGTTTCAACCCTGCTCTGAGTTCAGAGGCCAGCACCACCCAGATGTTTTTG AGCGAGCTGGGGAGCTTTGCCTGCAGCTCCACCCTGCACCAGGTGTCCCAGAACCCCAAATTCCAGACCATGTTCCAGCCCTGCAACctgcaggaggccctgcagctcctggaggatTTCCATGCCCAGGTGCCCGTGGACTGCAGCCCTAGGAAGGCTGTGAAGAATG CAAATGATTTCTCCTGTTTGCCAAAGCAAGTGGCCTGGATTTTGGCAACCAGGAAAGTTTTCATgtacccagagctgctgccagtcTGTGCCTTGAGAGCAAACCCCCCCCGAGACAAGATTGTCTTCACCAAGGCAGAGGACAA cTTGTTGGCTTTGGGGCTGAAACATTTTGAAGGGACAGACTTTCCCAAGCCTTTGATCAGCAAGTATCTGCTGCCCACCAAAACTGCCCACCAGCTGACAGTGAGGATCAAGAACCTGACCATGAACAGAGCCCCTGACAACATCATCAGG ttCTACAAAAAGACCAAGCAGCTGCCGGTGCTGGTGAAGTGCTGTGAGGAGATCCAGCCCCACGAGAGGAAAGCTCCTGTGGAGAGGGAGGAGCATCGCCTGCCCTTCTGGCTCAAG GCAAGCTTGCCCTCCATCCAGGAAGAGCTGAAGCAGCTGGCAGAAGATGCCAAGGAGACAGCAGCTTCAGCTGATGGAGAATCTGCCCTTTTGGGGCCAGAAAAGGAAATTCCAGGCAGGGCAGGTGGTGACAAGTGCCCTCTGCTGGTGCCCAAGGGGCTCGTGCTCACCCTGAAGCCTTTGGGCAACCGCTTCTCCAGGAGGCCCTGGAGGAGGCAGAGGTCTTCAGCTCTGAAGCCAGTCGTGATCCGTCCCAGCCCGTGTgtgcagcccagctgcagccccctgagtgtccccaaggcccAGAAGCTGTCCCAGGCAGAGGCTGTGCCCAGCCGGCTCCGGCTGCGCGTGCCTCGGCCCATCaagcccgcgccgccgcccctcagcctcccagcactgctggcacctGGCGATGCCTTGGACTTCCAGAATGTTCTTTCCACCGGCCAGCCGAGCTCCAGACAAGCCTTTTCAGCTGCTGTAGGCCCGGCTCTGGTGTCCTCAGAGCAGGTGACTTTCCAGCCCAAGCTGGTGCTGCCCACCGTGGCCGGGATGAAAACGCGCAAGCCGGGCGTGCGTAAGGGCCaccagaggaaaaaagggacaagaTCTGCCCCAGTGATGAAACCTTCCCCTCTGATCCAGTCCTCCCCCGTCATCCTGACCGTGCCTGCCACCACGGTGAAGGTGCTGAACATTGGCAATGGCTGCAACATGATCCAGCCCCTGAACACGGCGGTGGGCCGCGGGGCTCAGGCCATCCCTGTCACCACCCTGCTGGTGAACCCCTCCACCTTCCCGTGCCCCCTGAACCAGCCCCTGGTGACCTCCTCCATCCCGTCCCTGATTGTGTCTCCCAGCCCTGTTggtctggctgctcctgctgggggtgaaggggaggagcagctgaccctgctccctgccccaggtGCTTTCCCCAAGGTGGAGCCCAAGGTGGAGCCCGCGGAGCTCTTCgtgccctgctccctgtccccaaaggAGGAGCGTGGCACAAACCCTGcccttggggacactcaggACAAGGGCAGTGAGGGTgactgctgcagctgggcagtgGCAGAGGGAGatggcagcacagcagagcccttGCCTGTGGTGGAGCTTTTGCCTCCCTTAGAAGATCCCGATGAATCGGTGGAAATCAAGTCTGAAGATTTAAGTGATGCTCCCAAAGAAGCCAACCTGGCACAGCAAAGAGACCTTTTATGTGCTGAAAGCAAGGAGGAGTTCATGCTGGGCCTCGGCCAGGAGCTGAACATGGAGGCTGCTTGTTCCTGCGGGGATGAGCCCAAGCAGGAGCTCTGTGAGGACaagggagagcaggagcagcaggctgtgccctcccctccccagggcGAGCCGGGGGGGCCCCCAGGCTCCAGCGAGTCCCCAAAAACCCTCCCTTACCCAGCCGAGAGGGAGGCAGAGTTCAGCAGCCCCCCGGGCAGGCCGGAGGACTCGTCCAGCATTGATGGGCACTCCGTGGGCACCCCTGGCCCCGAGGCTGCCGGGGACAGGGAgggccaggaggaggaggaggaggatgactTCGATGATTTCAcgcaggatgaggatgaggaaaTGTCATCAGCTTCAGAAGAGTCCATTCTGtcagtgccagagctgcag GAGACAATGGAAAAACTGACTTGGCTTGCAACAGAGAGACGTTTGAGCCAAGAAGGAGACTCTGAAGAGGAGAATTCCCAGGAGGAGAACTCGGagcctgaggaggaggaggaggaggaaggggaaggagtAGAGAGCTCCCAGAAGGAGGATGAAATGTGTGGAGATGCTTCAGAGGAGCCCAAGTCTGCTTTCACCATGGCCCAGGCAGCCTCCCCACAGCTGGAGGCCCACAGGCTGCCCCCAG GAGAGGCCCTGAAGgccccagggaggagcaggagctcgCACAGGACCAGGAACAAGAGGGGCAGAGCTCGTGGCAGCAAGGACagctccaagctgctgctgctctacGACGAGGACATCCTGGAGAGGGATCCCCTGAGGGAGCAGAAGGACCTGGCCTTTGCCCAGGCCTACCTCACCAGG GTCCGTGAGACCCTGCAGCACATCCCAGGGAAATACGAGGATTTCCTTCGTGTCATCTACGAGTTCGAGGTGAGCACGGACAGACGGACGGCTGTGGATCTCTACTGCAccctgcagaagctgctgcaCGACTGGCCACAGCTGCTGACAGACTTTGCAGCTTTTCTTCTGCCAGAGCAAGCTTTGGAGTGTGGGCTG TTTGAGGAGCAGCAAGCCTTTGAGAAGAGCAGGAAGTTCCTCAGGCAGCTGGAGATCTGCTTTGCTGAAAATCCTGCCCACCACCAGAAGATCATCaaagtgctgcagagctgtgcagattGTGTGCCCCAGGAGATTGCAGAG ctgaaGACCCAGATGTGGCAGCTCCTGAAGGGCCACGACCACCTGCAGGATGAGTTCTCAGTGTTCTTTGATCACCTCAGGCCCTCTGCCAGCCGCCTGGGAGACTTTGAGGAGATCAACTGGACAGAAGAGAAGGAGTACGAG TTTGATGGCTTTGAGGAGGTGTCTCTGCCAGACGTGGAAGAGGAGGAtgagccccccaaaatccatggAGCCACCAGGAgcaagaggaggaaggagatggGAGGACAACAGCAGGACAAG GAGGCCGAGTGGCCGGAGGGGGTGAAGGAGCTGAAGgagtgctcctgctcctgctcctgccacgAGGGCAGCGGCGAGCTGAGGCTGAAGAAGAGcaagaggaggagctgcagccactgcGGGAGCAAG GTGTGTGAGCCGCGGCTGCACAAGCACAAGGACGCCGCGGAGCTGCCGGCCAGCCTGGCTGCCCGCGACGGCAGCCCCCAGCCCGAGGGGAAGGGAGCCGCGGGAGAGGAGACCCCGGAGGGCAGCGAGGAGCCGGAGCCGGGCCCGGGCAGAGCCAAGGCTGGCCCCAGGagggggcagtgcccag GGTCCCGGGAtgccagcccctgtgcccccgCTGCTGCCCAGCTTCCGGAAGGTTCCGGCTGGGCccggctgcagggagctgctctggggctgcctgcggagcccggcgagtgcccgggggctgcggcggggctgggcagggacctgctgctgcctgcgggggcacagggacccccagcctgcctgccccaggggctgcagcctgctgcaggggagcagggcagcagctgcagggctgcaggggagcagggcagcggctgcagggctgcaggggagcagggcagtggctgcagggctgcagcggAGCAGGGGTGCAGCAGtaaagcagcagagcaggggaggtgcagcagagcagcagggcaggggtgcagcagagctgcaccagagcaggggagcagcagcaaagcagcagcagagcaggggagcagcagagatgcagcagagcaggggagcagcagagatgcagcagagcaggggagcagcagcaaagcagcagcagggcagagctgcagctcaggctcccctgggcactgcagcttgcagccacagcacagaggcTGCACTGGAGCTGCTCCCGAGGGCAGGCCGAGGacaagtggcagcagcagcagctccctggtgcATGCCCCTGCGCAGCTGCAGCCCcgagccccggggcacagggaggaggagcagcagcagcagcgggtgACAGAGGCCACCGTGTGTGCCAAGAACAGCAAAGTCAGCTCCACGGGGGAGAAGGTCGTGCTCTGGACCAG GGAGGCTGACAGAGTCATCCTCACCACGTGCCAGGAGAAGGGAGCCCACCTGGACACCTTCCATGCCATCTCCCAGAAACTGGGCAACAAGACAGCGAGTgag GTGTCCCACAGGTTCAGGGAGCTGATGAGGCTGTTCCACACCTCCTGTGATGGCAGctctgaggatgaggaggatgccaccagcaccagcaaCACAGACCAGCTGTCAGACAAAGatctgctgctctctgaggaAGAGCCTGATGACTGA